In Caldilineales bacterium, the sequence CGGCCCAATTGCGGCCGAAAACCTGCGCTCTGTGCGAAGACGGCGTGTTCTCCCACTCGCGCCCGTCCTCCGGTTCGTTATAGATCTGGATGTACAGCGGCGGGTTCTCGTCAGCGCCGGGGAAGTCGCTGGCTTTCCAGGCCCGGCGCACGGCCTCTACGTAGGGAACGGGATCGAAGCCCTCATCGATCAGTTTGCTGATGCGCACCACCGGCATGATCCCCGCCTGGTAGCAGGCGCGGGCGGCGCGCTCTGCCTGCAATTCGTCGTCGGCGTAGATCAGCGTCCAGGTAGCGCGGATCGATTGCAGGTTCTTGACCGTCTCAGCAATGTGGAAGTCACTCAAGTCCAGGTGGAAGTGTAGCCCGATGCCGTTGTCCTGGGGCGGGCGGGGGTAGGTGCGCAAGCGGGCGAGATTGTCGGCGCTCAGGGTGACGATGGGCGGCCGGGAAGGGGCAGCGACCGCTTCGCCGCGGGCGGCGGCGGCATCGACGACAACCACGACGTTGAGGTCCTTGTGGCTGCCGTCATTGAACTCGATGTGCAGCCGGTAGCCGGTGGTGGTGGCCGGCGAGACCGTGGCTGCGCCCTGGAACGTCACCGCCGAGCCATCGAGAAGGACGCGGGTCGCGCCACGCACCTGCCAGCTCAGACGCGCCGATTGGCCGGCGGTGATAGCGTCCGGCTCGACCGTGAACGCATATGCGATCACTTCCTCCTCGCCCCGGCCGGCGACCTCGAAATTGGGGACCGGCCAGACAGGGCCCAGAACCGTGCCACCGCCCCGGGAGGCCATGTAGTCGGCCAGACGACCAAGCGCCTCGCCTTCGATCTCGAAGGAGGGCCAGTCAGGGTCCTTGAGCGTGTACACCGTCGCACCCAGCACATAGTCGTCCGCCGCCAACATCTCGTCGTAACGGGCGAGCAGATCGATGTAGGCGGGAGCCGTCATCTGCACGGCCCAGCCGCTGGTTCCGGGGTCGCCGAGGTCGTCCACCCCGGCCTCGGTGATGACCACGGGTTTGCGGGCGTGGGGCGGCAGGGCCTGCTCGAAAAGGCGGTAGCGGCCCCAGTCGCTGGTGGGCGTTTGCGAGCGGGGCTTGGCGTATTCGTGGAAGGCGTGCGCGTCCACGGCTGCAGCCGCATCGGTCAGCAGGGGGATGATCCACTTGAGCTGCTTGTCGGTGGGATTGCCGGTGGACCACGAGAAGCCCGCTACTTTCTCGCCGCGCTGGTGCATGAGGTCAGCAAAACGCACGTACCAGGCGTTGAGGGCTTTGGCTTTCTCGATGTCAGCAGGAGAGCCATCCTGGCCGATGCCAGGCTCATTGACCCCTTCCCACAGGATGCCTTTGCCGGCGAGTTTGCTCAGCCCGCCGCCGTCGCGGGTCAATTCGGCTACGAACTCATCGGCGGAGTGGGCCTGAAAATCATTGTTCTTAGTGAACTGGCGAAAGACGACCAGCGGTTTGGCGACGCGCGTGAGTGTGTCGATGTTCATGTCGCTGGTGTGGTTGAATACCTTGACCACGCGGGGCTGCATGCGGCGGACGACATCCCAGATGCCGTCGGGATAATCACGGATGTGGACAGAGAGCTTGCTGGGCATAGTGTTTCCTCCTCGAGAGGGGTGGGCTGTGGATGCCGGGTGGCAGACGTCGATTGGGGTGGGTGTTTGGGGTGGTTTGTTGCTTTCTCCTTGCCTGGCAATGGGAATAAGAGCGGCATTACAGCGATCTATGGCAGTCCGGTCGTTCCTGGCGCAGGCTGATAGCTGTCGCCCAGCAGGTGCAGGTCTGGTTGATAGAAGCGCGGCAGCCGGCCAGCATCCACATCCTGCCGGACAAGGCTACTGAAGCGGTTCAGCCAGTCGTCGAGGGTGGTTGCGGTGGCCAGGGCGGCGGTGGCGTAGTAGGAGATGACGCCGCGCGGCGCGGCCGAATGGGTGGGCGGCAAGTTGTGCGCACGGCAGGCCAGTTCTGCGCCAGGATGAGCTTTCATCGCCAGGACCGAAGCATTGGCAGGCGCACGGCCCGCCAACAGGTTGGCGTGTCAGAGGTCGGGCAGCAGGGTCAACCGCATGCCTGATGGCAGGGCCAGGGCGGCGAAGAAATCCTCCCAGAAGAGATGGCCGTCGTCGGTCACATCGTCCGACTCGGTGAAGAGCAGGCCGGGCCGGGCCGTTTCCGGCGTGCCGCCGACGAAGAAGCCGTGGCCGCTGACGTGCAGAAAGACCGAGCCCTCTCGCCAGCCAGCGACCCGCCGGCCGGCCGCCTGCAAGGTCGCCAGCACCAGCGGGCGATCCAGCGGGCCGTGCAGGCAAAGGATTTGGTCCGCCGAGAACCCGCGGGCCAGCAGCGCGTCGATCATGGCAGCCTGGTCGCGCAGCATAGCGGTGTCGCCGGGGTGGGGTGCGGCGATGAGGATGGCGAACAAGTTGGCTAATCGACGCGAACGCCTACAGTCACCATATCGTATTCGGTCGGATTACCATCTTGGACGCGCCAGACGTCTGCAAACCATCGGCTACCGTTTTTGGGCCAGAGGTACCAATTAACTTGACCCTGGATATTCGTTACTGAGATAGCAAAGTCTGTAGTTGCTACGTTCAGATCAAATCTCCAGCGATGCCGCTTCTTGAAGATGCGAGGATCGAACCGAATATCAATGGCATGTGTCTGATCCGCTCGTGAAATATTTTTGAGTGATACGGCTACAGTCATGCCAGGAAATTGATTCAGTATTTCTTCCGGTACATCTCCATTCTCGCTTGCTGAAGATTCAGATCTTTCGCTGAGCTTGTTCACTATATCCTGAAATTCTAAGCTTTCTTCTGGATAAGCATTCAGTATCAATCTCTTCTTCTCTGCAATCGATTCTACTTCTTCTTTCGTGCCAACAATCTCAATTACCCATTCATTATCATAGTCATCACGATAATGACAGGTATACTCTAGGTATTCACCACTCTGTTCGAATATAATACGGTCGTTACTCGACAGACTTGACATAATCCAACTCCTAACTGAGCGTAATAGAAGAAATGGTTGTTAGTGAAGTTCTAAGGTCTCAACACAACGAACGCCAACATATTCCGCGGGCTGTCCGCTTTGCCTGCTTGCTACTAGCGCACCACGCGCATCAGACAAGTAACTTCCGCCTACAATCGCTAGGTCAGAAGGCACCGGTGCCGACTTCGCGTAGGTCCATTCATTACCCTGGTGCGACTTGTCGTTCATTTCGGTACGTGTCCATTCGAAGACATTGCCGATCAGATCATATATTCCTCCTGTGATGCCATCGAGATAACTACCGACCTCATGCGGCTTACCTGTAGAAGATTCACAGTTCTCATAGCACAAATTTGCCATTTCTGGAGATATTTTTTCGTTAACGCCAGTAAATTCGATAATAGATTGCCATTCATCGACTTTTGGCAGGCGTCTTTGTATCCAATCGCAAAAAACAGCGGCTTGTATGGCATCAATACCGGTTATCGGCATATGATCCGCCGAAGATTGAAAATATGTAGTAAGTTGACTAGATGGTGCCGAACAGATTCCTGCATTAAAGCACCAACGATATCGCTGATTCGTCACCTCATATGCTTCGATCTTGATTTTGAGTGCACCAACCGACACTGGATATCCGTCCATACGTGCGGTTTGCATAAGCAAGATAGGGTATATCGTTGCCTGAAGCGCAATCACAGTGACGATGAAAAAGAGAGCGCTCAGTGTCATAAGAAGTAGAAGACGATTTCTACGATTTCGCTCAGCCAACTTGCGACTTGCAGAAATCAAGCGTCCTTCATCTTGTGACAGTTCGCGCAACCCCGCCAGACCATTTTCGACCGTATTGAGGTCAGTGCTATCGAGCGGCACGCCCATCTTTCCGGACTGCCAACCTAATTTGCGGCTCTCCAAAATCCGCCGCGCCCTCTGCCCCGGCGCATCCGACTCATCGAAGCGCTTGCGCACGTGCGGTGCCAGGGTATCGTGGGTCAGCCGGCTGGACGGTGGCTGGCCCGGCTGGTTCT encodes:
- a CDS encoding SUMF1/EgtB/PvdO family nonheme iron enzyme produces the protein NQPGQPPSSRLTHDTLAPHVRKRFDESDAPGQRARRILESRKLGWQSGKMGVPLDSTDLNTVENGLAGLRELSQDEGRLISASRKLAERNRRNRLLLLMTLSALFFIVTVIALQATIYPILLMQTARMDGYPVSVGALKIKIEAYEVTNQRYRWCFNAGICSAPSSQLTTYFQSSADHMPITGIDAIQAAVFCDWIQRRLPKVDEWQSIIEFTGVNEKISPEMANLCYENCESSTGKPHEVGSYLDGITGGIYDLIGNVFEWTRTEMNDKSHQGNEWTYAKSAPVPSDLAIVGGSYLSDARGALVASRQSGQPAEYVGVRCVETLELH